One window from the genome of Yamadazyma tenuis chromosome 7, complete sequence encodes:
- a CDS encoding uncharacterized protein (COG:K,L; EggNog:ENOG503NYXV), producing the protein MQSLINDRKVGQISPGEFCRTLTESGYSALAQNCFQNVFPINCHNNAAVNSLSLETQDFQFLLSGCADSSIKLWDLHFQEQLSSQNDVDDELPDYDNPVRVFKNIATVPRKSYHDFGVSCIQWWPVDTGMFVSGSFDHTIKVWDTNELSVAYEFNLNNRVYSFDTNYENTLIATASDQPFIRLLDLRSASSAHTLTGHKEKTLCVKWHPRNPNLLASGGFDGEVKVWDIRRSTACLCRLDMLRTSSSVQAKGNLSRDSVKAHSAPVNGLVWDPLGTTLFSAGNDDRIRVWDMLSFTYPPVNKLTSFGPLMRNKYLQTIPITLNYRYESELQHLIFPSDNSDIFVFRTIDGKLVKRLNRKGSKNIGRTCSIAMGAPFSNRFYCGTIDGEILAFSPILNTVKKSDIIDQTYVLHQAQIHGASLSVGSDDELIKKARLAVKSGNSLDIDKL; encoded by the coding sequence ATGCAATCTCTTATAAATGATCGCAAAGTTGGCCAGATAAGCCCGGGAGAGTTTTGTCGCACCTTGACCGAGTCAGGGTATTCTGCTTTGGCTCAGAACTGCTTCCAAAATGTCTTCCCCATCAACTGCCACAATAATGCGGCGGTCAACAGCTTATCTCTAGAGACTCAGGATTTCcagtttttgttgagtgGGTGTGCCGATTCTTCCATCAAGTTGTGGGACTTACACTTCCAGGAACAGCTACTGTCGCAGAATGACGTGGATGACGAATTGCCCGACTATGATAATCCTGTTCGAGTGTTTAAAAATATTGCAACTGTTCCTCGTAAATCGTATCatgattttggtgtttcttgTATTCAATGGTGGCCGGTTGATACCGGGATGTTTGTGCTGGGCTCCTTTGACCATACCATCAAAGTATGGGATACTAATGAGTTGAGTGTGGCGTATGAATTCAATCTCAATAACCGTGTGTATTCCTTTGACACAAACTATGAGAATACCTTGATAGCAACCGCCAGTGATCAGCCCTTTATACGGCTTCTTGATCTCCGGTCTGCCTCCAGTGCCCATACACTCACCGGCCACAAGGAAAAGACTCTTTGTGTCAAATGGCACCCTAGAAACCCCAATCTCCTCGCATCAGGAGGATTCGATGGAGAAGTCAAAGTATGGGATATCCGAAGAAGCACCGCATGTTTGTGTCGACTTGATATGCTACGGACCAGCTCCTCTGTGCAGGCGAAGGGGAATTTGTCCAGAGACTCGGTGAAAGCACACCTGGCTCCTGTCAATGGTTTGGTGTGGGACCCATTGGGTACTACTCTTTTCAGTGCCGGTAATGACGATAGAATCAGGGTGTGGGATATGCTCTCATTTACGTATCCACCTGTCAATAAGCTCACGAGTTTCGGGCCTCTCATGAGAAACAAATATCTTCAAACCATTCCCATAACATTGAACTACAGATATGAGAGCGAATTGCAGCATTTAATCTTTCCTAGTGATAACAGTGATATATTTGTGTTCCGAACCATTGACGGCAAACTAGTCAAGCGACTCAATCGTAAAGGATCCAAGAATATTGGCAGAACCTGTTCCATTGCAATGGGTGCACCATTTCTGAATAGGTTCTATTGTGGAACCATAGATGGTGAGATCCTAGCCTTTTCCCCCATTCTAAATACTGTGAAGAAGAGCGACATTATAGACCAAACATATGTGCTCCACCAAGCTCAGATTCATGGTGCCTCCCTTTCTGTGGGTTCCGATGACGAACTTATCAAAAAAGCCAGACTCGCTGTCAAGTCAGGCAATTCTCTAGATATAGACAAGCTATAA
- the SES1 gene encoding Cytosolic seryl-tRNA synthetase (COG:J; EggNog:ENOG503NX0Y), which produces MLDINQFIPDKGGNPEEIKESQRKRGDSVEVVDEIIADYKEWTKIRFDLDEVNKKTNKLQKDIGQKFKKKEDASELLKEKDQLIEEKKQLIEAEQKADKALRAKVNTVGNIVHKSVVVSQDEANNELVKLWKPEGLEEITQVAAATNKPAKLSHHEVLLRLDGYDPERGVRIVGHRGYFLRNYGVFLNQAMINYGLSFLAKNDYTPLQAPVMMNKDVMAKTAQLSQFDEELYKVSDGPREEDEKYLIATSEQPISAYHANEWFESPQEQLPVRYAGFSSCFRREAGSHGKDAWGIFRVHQFEKVEQFVLAEPEKSWEEFDRMIRLSEEFYQSLKLPYRVVGIVSGELNNAAAKKYDLEAWFPYQKEYKELVSCSNCTDYQSRNLEIRCGIKQQNQTEKKYVHCLNSTLTATERALCCILENYQTEDGLVVPEVLRKYIPGEPEFLPFVKELPKNSTSNKKK; this is translated from the coding sequence ATGTTGGACATTAACCAGTTTATACCAGATAAGGGTGGAAACCCTGAAGAAATTAAGGAGTCTCAAAGAAAGAGAGGTGACTCTGTAGAAGTTGTCGACGAAATTATTGCTGACTACAAGGAGTGGACCAAAATCAGATTCGACTTGGACGAAGtgaacaagaagaccaacaagttgcaaaaggaCATCGGACAAAAATTtaaaaagaaggaagatGCCAGCGAGTTATTGAAGGAGAAGGAccagttgattgaagaaaagaagcAGTTGATTGAGGCCGAACAAAAGGCTGATAAGGCCTTAAGAGCCAAGGTCAATACTGTTGGTAACATTGTCCACAAGTCAGTAGTGGTTTCTCAAGACGAAGCCAATAACGAGTTAGTCAAGCTCTGGAAACCAGAAggattggaagaaatcacaCAGGTTGCTGCTGCCACCAACAAGCCTGCCAAGTTGTCTCACCACGAagtgttgttgagattggATGGATATGACCCAGAAAGAGGTGTGAGAATAGTTGGACACCGTGGTTACTTTTTGAGAAACTACGGGGTATTCTTAAACCAAGCTATGATCAACTATGGGTTGAGtttcttggccaagaacGACTACACTCCATTGCAAGCTCCAGTCATGATGAATAAAGACGTTATGGCCAAGACTGCTCAATTGTCTCAATTCGACGAGGAATTGTATAAGGTACTGGATGGaccaagagaagaagatgaaaagtaTTTGATTGCTACCTCAGAACAACCCATCAGTGCATACCATGCCAACGAATGGTTTGAGTCTCCTCAAGAACAATTACCCGTGAGATATGCTGGATTCTCTTCTTGTTTTAGAAGAGAAGCTGGTTCCCACGGAAAAGATGCATGGGGTATCTTCagagttcatcagtttgaaaaagttgagCAATTTGTATTGGCAGAACCTGAAAAGTCTTGGGAAGAATTCGATAGAATGATCAGATTAAGCGAGGAATTCTACCAATCTTTGAAATTGCCTTATAGAGTGGTTGGTATTGTTTCAGGAGAATTGAATAACGCGGCTGCCAAAAAGTACGATTTGGAAGCTTGGTTCCCATACCAAAAGGAGTACAAGGAATTGGTTTCTTGTTCCAACTGTACCGACTATCAGTCCAGAAACTTGGAGATCAGATGTGGTATTAAACAGCAAAACCAAACTGAAAAGAAGTACGTGCACTGTTTGAATTCTACGTTGACTGCCACTGAAAGGGCCTTGTGTTGTATTTTGGAAAATTACCAAACTGAAGACGGATTGGTGGTTCCAGAAGTGTTGAGAAAGTACATCCCTGGAGAGCCCGAATTCTTGCCATTTGTTAAGGAATTGCCAAAGAACTCTACTTCTAACAAGAAAAAGTGA
- a CDS encoding NAD(P)-dependent dehydrogenase (EggNog:ENOG503P0A7; COG:Q) codes for MHPFRTLAIELYSKDASIEGKNALITGGTKNLGGETAEELAKYGSNLFLHYHSDEETVSAEEFVESLQEFHGVKAAVFKGPLDEAKDVTRLFTEAEQFFGNGIDIAINNVGMVLKKPLTEIQPEEWEKMDTVNNKIAFFFIQEAAKRINRGGKIVSIVTSLLAAYCPGYAAYQGTMAPVEYYSKTASKELTLKEVSVNCVAPGPMDTPFFYPQEGEQDVEFYKTMSIKHRLTETTDIVPIIRFLVTEGYWITGQTIFCSGGFTAR; via the exons ATGCACCCGTTTCGGACCCTAG CTATCGAATTATACTCCAAGGACGCTTCAATTGAAGGCAAAAATGCTCTAATTACAGGGGGCACCAAGAATTTGGGAGGTGAAACCGCtgaagaattggccaagtacGGTAGCAACTTATTTTTACATTACCATTCTGACGAGGAGACGGTCCTGGCTGAGGAATTTGTCGAGAGCTTGCAAGAGTTCCACGGGGTCAAGGCGGCTGTTTTCAAAGGCCCATTGGACGAAGCCAAGGATGTTACCAGGTTATTCACCGAAGCAGAACAGTTTTTTGGTAATGGAATTGACATTGCCATTAACAACGTGGGtatggtgttgaagaagccattgaCAGAAATCCAACCTGAAGAGTGGGAAAAAATGGATAccgtcaacaacaagattgCGTTTTTCTTTATCCAAGAGGCTGCAAAGAGAATCAACAGGGGCGGTAAAATTGTTTCCATCGTCACCTCTTTGTTAGCAGCCTATTGTCCTGGCTACGCAGCATATCAGGGCACCATGGCCCCTGTCGAATACTACTCGAAGACAGCTTCGAAGGAATTGACATTAAAGGAAGTTTCTGTTAACTGTGTGGCCCCAGGTCCAATGGATACTCCATTTTTCTACCCCCAAGAGGGCGAACAAGACGTTGAGTTTTATAAGACCATGTCCATCAAGCATAGATTGACCGAAACTACCGACATTGTTCCCATTATCCGGTTTTTGGTAACTGAAGGTTATTGGATTACGGGACAGACCATCTTCTGCTCTGGCGGATTTACTGCGCGTTAA
- a CDS encoding uncharacterized protein (COG:S; EggNog:ENOG503P8U2), with the protein MTVSIESKSATAEGSSHESSASPIYIPGTTIKLETDEDIQKWIAERRKNWPSTKNLERKQQEKHSDKKRKLQEEPSTSSPTTKKPRQICRFYQNNKSCRFGDNCKNMHESETDFKMINNMKVKVPKSFENNYYVKENASENMSLYKMLVKKDQFELENDKFIEFLYYLDKKGLIKHTFNDIPT; encoded by the coding sequence ATGACGGTTCTGATAGAACTGAAATCCGCTACCGCTGAAGGCTCATCGCACGAGTCTTCTGCTTCTCCCATATATATTCCAGGGACTACCatcaaacttgaaactGACGAAGATATACAAAAGTGGATTGCTGAGAGACGTAAAAACTGGCCGTCCACCAAAAACCTCGAGAGAAAACAGCAGGAGAAGCACTCGGATAAAAAGCGTAAATTGCAGGAGGAGCCTTCCACCTCATCTCCAACTACAAAGAAACCACGTCAAATTTGCAGATTTTACCAGAATAATAAAAGTTGCCGGTTTGGTGACAACTGTAAGAACATGCATGAACTGGAAACTGATTTTAAGATGATCAACAATATGAAAGTCAAGGTGCCCAAATCGTTTGAGAATAACTATTATGTCAAGGAGAATGCTAGTGAAAACATGTCTTTGTACAAGATGCTTGTGAAGAAAGACCAATTCGAGCTAGAGAACGATAAGTTCATCGAGTTCCTCTATTATCTTGATAAGAAAGGGCTAATAAAGCATACTTTTAATGACATTCCCACCTAG
- the SLD1 gene encoding Delta 8 Fatty Acid Desaturase (COG:I; EggNog:ENOG503NUM0): MARDKILTSQDVVDLMARDRAVVVYRGNVLDLTNWLQRHPGGDKAVLHMVGRDATDEMIAYHGRDTVKTFMKWRIGRVEGEWENLLPPIQGAKYKSVYTKGDTKLENKLDRSDTSDVSLSSSSSISSMDEKKNTSISLTKSVKPSILTSKGEVNPKVPQNIMISKENKDHIFPLYEDETIVDPKILVEKYDNQLSQDDVLNFPNLDYTTQRRLRKRYNELHHLIIKNGFYKCNYWNYVREIVKLATLFLYSLSFYKLGYLKISALLLGITWQQGTFIAHDAGHLSITHNYEIDNIFGMLIADFFGGLSLGWWKKNHNVHHLITNDPVHDPDIQHLPFFAVSTRLFNSVYSTYYEKVLDFDAPSKFLIKFQQYLYYPILCFGRFNLYRLSWTYIIAGEGPKKGKAAWFRYFEFVGLSFFSYWYFYLMVYKNLNTNWERFSFLMISNIASFIVHVQITLSHFAMSTSDLGVSESFPMRQLRTTMDVDCPEWLDFFHGGLQFQAIHHLFPRLPRHNLRRVQPFVVDFCKDVGLKYSIYGFGEGNEIVIGKLGDIAKQWSILSDAIKKFELDEFQ, translated from the coding sequence ATGGCCAGAGATAAAATATTGACTTCCCAGGACGTTGTGGACCTAATGGCTCGCGATCGTGCTGTGGTGGTGTATCGGGGTAATGTTTTGGACCTAACCAACTGGCTTCAAAGACATCCTGGTGGAGACAAAGCAGTGTTACATATGGTGGGAAGAGATGCTACTGACGAGATGATCGCATACCATGGACGGGACACCGTCAAGACGTTTATGAAATGGAGAATTGGACGTGTGGAAGGAGAATGGGAGAATTTGTTGCCTCCTATACAAGGTGCCAAATATAAATCAGTCTATACAAAAGGAGATACTAAATTGGAAAATAAGTTGGACCGGTCAGACACCTCTGATGTATCATTgtccagttccagttccatCAGTTCCATGgatgagaagaagaacaccAGTATTTCATTGACGAAATCGGTAAAGCCATCGATTTTGACGTCTAAAGGAGAAGTGAACCCCAAGGTTCCTCAAAATATTATGATCAGCAAAGAAAACAAAGACCACATCTTTCCCTTATACGAGGATGAGACCATTGTGGATCCCAAGATTCTTGTAGAGAAGTATGACAACCAGTTGAGTCAAGACGATGTGCTCAACTTTCCAAATCTCGATTATACAACACAACGTCGTTTAAGAAAAAGATACAATGAATTGCACCActtgatcatcaaaaaCGGCTTTTACAAGTGCAACTACTGGAACTACGTTAGAGAGATAGTTAAACTTGCCACTTTGTTTTTGTACTCGTTGTCATTTTACAAACTCGGTTACCTCAAAATCAGTGCCTTACTATTAGGAATCACCTGGCAACAAGGAACCTTCATTGCCCATGACGCCGGGCATCTTTCTATTACCCACAACTATGAAATTGATAACATCTTTGGAATGCTTATTGCCgatttttttggtggtttgaGTTTGGGATGGTGGAAAAAGAATCACAATGTTCACCATTTAATCACAAATGACCCGGTCCATGATCCAGATATTCAGCATTTACCATTTTTTGCCGTTAGTACTCGACTTTTCAACAGTGTATATTCCACTTACTATGAAAAGGTTCTCGATTTCGATGCTCCTAGCAAGTTTTTGATTAAGTTTCAACAATACCTATACTACCCCATATTATGTTTCGGAAGATTCAACTTATACAGATTGTCTTGGACCTATATTATTGCTGGAGAAGGTCCAAAAAAGGGTAAGGCGGCATGGTTCAGAtactttgagtttgtgggGCTCCTGTTTTTCAGTTATTGGTATTTCTACTTGATGGTATATAAAAACTTGAATACCAACTGGGAAAGATTTctgttcttgatgattAGCAATATTGCCAGTTTCATTGTCCATGTGCAAATCACCCTTTCCCATTTTGCAATGTCAACCTCTGACTTGGGAGTAAGTGAATCGTTTCCAATGAGACAACTTAGAACTACCATGGATGTtgattgtcctgaatgGTTAGACTTCTTCCATGGAGGATTGCAATTTCAGGCCATTCATCACTTGTTCCCCAGGTTACCAAGGCACAACTTGAGAAGAGTTCAAccgtttgtggttgatttctGTAAGGATGTGGGATTAAAGTACTCGATTTATGGGTTTGGTGAAGGTAACGAAATTGTGATTGGTAAACTTGGAGATATAGCCAAACAATGGAGTATACTTTCAGATGcaatcaagaagtttgaacTCGATGAGTTCCAGTAA
- the SMC3 gene encoding Structural maintenance of chromosomes protein 3 (EggNog:ENOG503NWDY; COG:D) — MYIKRIVVQGFKTYKNKTVIDLVSPKFNVVVGRNGSGKSNFFSAIRFVLSDAYTHMSREERQGLIHEGSGTVMSAYVEIIFDNTDRRLPISKDEVSIRRTIGLKKDDYSLDGKSATRSDIMNLLESSGFSRSNPYYIVPQGKITALTNSKDSERLNLLKDVSGAKVFELKLKESLKEMDNSTLKRRRIDEALDSINERLTDLQLESNDLKSFQELDKSRKILEFNLFDRELNELTYEVEKIDLKYQEHLEKTTDDLKILEDGEKVVKNVSDEIKDLKTNMKLINLEKDQNQLYYNQLLSEISQKEVQLDDLQNDMEQANSHSESLINNIKHYQGLVVKTKENISKLKPELKLLHDDESSVKQKLTELTTKQRSIFSKQSRFQKFSSKKERDQWLKGEIKRISKDLRTKNAEFKRLNEQITDRKEQILEVDNKSEELNTLINDEKFQEEVSEIQKAINNLKLGMSDASDQRKSLWRDEIRYKSVHDSLTNDLNNASNLVNQTMDRLQSQGLQAVNDISESLNLQDHVYGPLISLFNVSDKYKTAVEVIAGNALFHVVVDTDETASAIMEELIRRKVGRVTFIPLNRLNPPLDVTYPDFTENQCIPLIKKIKFNDSRITKAIQHLFSRTIVCNDLVKGAELSKALNLTAITLDGDKVDTRGALSGGYRDYKFSRIDAIKIQSRKKEELLQNESKLEEVVVKISEINNIITSLNNQLQTYIRDLDEKYSSIGPVKSEITQLKNKKSRLEQELNTFDSNLESITALKQNLSTNLQQYEEELASEFTQSLNDDELATLKSLSSEIDEQEDRLNKIVSKSTDIETTLNRYETELSINYRPHLEKLIGETNNPRSKLNDFEIDELKQELDRLNTQLQAIKVKNDTIMREFSRLSEQLTTKEVVLKNLNEKQLKLTEKLEKSTKQAERSLNKKAILSSRRDEINKKIREIGVLPEEAFDSEKYDKFESDELLTQLNETNTDLKKYNHINKKAIEQYDMFTSRHNDLEVRRQELDASKESIGNLITNLKLQKDQAITNSFKLVAQSFSEVFEKLVPNGTGKLIMQRKRATDQDDDEEMIDEEDAATEDAATEDVDMSSRTDINDYVGVSISVSFNSKYDEQQRIEQLSGGQKSLCAIALILAIQNCDPAPFYLFDEIDANLDTQYRTSVASMIHALSDRAQFICTTFRPEMLQVADKFYGVTFNNKVTTVSDITRNDATSFVEGQHQT, encoded by the coding sequence ATGTATATTAAGCGaattgttgttcaaggatTCAAAACTTACAAGAACAAGACGGTGATAGATTTGGTATCACCAAAGTTCAATGTGGTGGTCGGTCGAAATGGGCTGGGAAaatccaacttcttctcaGCCATCAGATTCGTGTTGTCGGATGCGTATACTCATATgtcaagagaagaaagacaGGGGTTAATCCATGAAGGTTCTGGTACTGTCATGTCCGCCTATGTGGAAATAATCTTTGATAATACCGATAGGCGGTTGCCTATTTCCAAAGATGAGGTGTCCATCAGGAGAACCATTGGGTTGAAGAAAGACGATTATTCACTCGACGGGAAATCTGCAACTAGGTCTGATATCATGAACCTTTTAGAAAGTTCTGGATTTTCTCGTTCGAATCCATACTATATTGTTCCACAAGGAAAGATCACTGCTTTGACCAATTCTAAAGATAGTGAACGGTTGAACCTCCTTAAAGATGTTAGTGGTGCaaaggtgtttgagttgaaattgaaggaatcATTGAAAGAGATGGATAATTCAACGTTGAAGCGTCGGAGAATAGATGAAGCTTTGGATTCGATTAATGAAAGATTGACTGACTTGCAGCTCGAATCAAATGATTTAAAAAGCTTTCAAGAGTTGGATAAGAGCAGAAAaatcttggagttcaacttgttcgACAGAGAATTGAACGAATTGACCtatgaagttgaaaagatTGACCTTAAATACCAAGAGCACTTGGAAAAGACCACTGATGACCTCAAGATATTGgaagatggtgaaaaagTCGTAAAGAATGTTTCTGATGAAATAAAAGATCTTAAGACGAAtatgaagttgatcaatttaGAAAAggatcaaaatcaactttaCTACAATCAACTTTTATCTGAAATTTCTCAGAAAGAGGTTCAGTTAGATGATCTCCAAAACGATATGGAGCAGGCTAACTCTCATAGTGAatctttgatcaataaCATCAAACATTACCAGGGCTTAGTTGTCAAAACAAAGGAAAATATCTCAAAATTGAAACCTGAGTTGAAGCTTTTACATGATGATGAGTCTAGTGTCAAACAAAAATTGACGGAATTGACTACTAAGCAGAGATCTATCTTCTCCAAGCAAAGCAGATTCCAAAAGTTTTCTAGcaagaaagaaagagaTCAATGGTTAAAGGGGGAAATCAAAAGAATTTCGAAGGACTTGAGAACTAAGAATGCTGAGTTCAAGAGATTAAACGAACAAATTACTGATAGAAAAGAACAAATATTGGAAGTGGACAACAAATCCGAAGAGTTAAATACTCTAATCAACGATGAAAAGTTCCAGGAAGAAGTCAGTGAGATCCAAAAGGCCATAAATAACTTGAAATTAGGCATGAGTGATGCGAGCGACCAGAGAAAATCATTATGGAGAGATGAAATAAGATACAAAAGTGTCCATGATTCGTTGACAAACGACTTGAATAATGCAAGTAATTTGGTAAATCAAACAATGGATAGACTCCAAAGTCAAGGACTTCAAGCTGTAAATGACATAAGCGAGAGCTTAAACTTACAAGACCATGTGTATGGGCCATTGATCAGTTTATTCAATGTCAGTGACAAATATAAGACAGCGGTGGAGGTGATTGCTGGTAATGCACTTTttcatgttgttgttgacaCGGACGAGACTGCTTCAGCTATTatggaagaattgatcagaagaaaagttggaagagttaCATTCATCCCTTTGAATAGACTTAACCCACCATTGGATGTTACGTATCCTGATTTTACTGAGAACCAATGTATTCCTTTAATTAAAAAGATCAAGTTTAATGACTCCAGAATCACAAAAGCTATACAGCATCTATTTAGCAGGACAATTGTTTGCAATGACCTAGTCAAAGGTGCTGAGTTGTCGAAGGCTTTGAATTTAACTGCCATAACTTTGGATGGTGATAAAGTTGACACGAGAGGTGCATTAAGTGGTGGATATAGAGACTACAAATTCTCTCGGATTGATGCTATCAAAATCCAATCTAGAAAAAAAGAGGAGTTACTTCAGAATGAAAGTaaattggaagaagttGTGGTCAAGATTTCTGagatcaacaacatcatAACCTCCTTAAACAACCAACTACAAACATATATTCGagatcttgatgaaaagTACTCATCTATTGGCCCCGTGAAATCGGAAATCACCcaattgaaaaacaagaaaTCGAGATTAGAACAAGAATTGAATACGTTTGATTCGAACCTCGAGTCAATCACTGCATTGAAACAAAACTTGAGTACAAACTTACAACaatatgaagaagagttggcATCCGAATTTACCCAAAGCTTGAATGACGACGAGTTAGCCACTCTTAAATCGTTATCAAGCgaaattgatgaacaagAGGATAGGTTAAACAAGATTGTATCGAAGTCGACAGATATTGAAACAACTTTGAACAGGTATGAAACAGAGCTATCAATCAACTACAGACCACatttggaaaagttgattggTGAGACGAATAATCCAAGATCGAAATTGAATGACTTTGAGATTGATGAGCTAAAACAAGAATTGGACAGGTTGAATACCCAATTGCAAGCCATCAAGGTCAAGAACGATACCATAATGAGAGAATTTTCTCGGTTGAGTGAACAACTCACCACAAAGGAGGTGGTGTTAAAGAATCTCAATGAGAAGCAGCTTAAGCTTACAgagaagcttgaaaagTCAACCAAGCAAGCTGAAAGAAGCTTGAATAAGAAGGCAATTTTGAGTTCACGCCGTGACGagatcaacaaaaagatcaGAGAGATTGGTGTTTTACCAGAAGAAGCATTCGATTCCGAGAAGTATGACAAATTTGAATCCGATGAGTTGTTGACTCAGCTTAATGAAACAAACACCGATTTAAAGAAGTACAACCATATCAATAAGAAGGCTATCGAACAATATGACATGTTTACATCCAGACATAACGACTTGGAAGTCAGACGTCAAGAGTTGGATGCCTCCAAGGAGTCCATTGGTAACTTGATTACTaacttgaagttgcaaaaagatcAAGCGATCACCAACAGTTTCAAATTAGTTGCTCAAAGCTTCAGtgaagtatttgaaaaactcgtGCCTAATGGAACTGGTAAATTGATTATGCAGAGAAAAAGAGCTACAGACCAAGATGATGACGAGGAAATGattgacgaagaagatgctgCCACAGAAGATGCTGCCACAGAAGATGTTGATATGCTGAGCAGAACCGATATAAATGACTACGTCGGTGTCTCAATATCCGTTtcattcaactccaagtacgATGAGCAGCAgagaattgaacaattaTCTGGAGGACAAAAGTCCTTATGTGCCATTGCCTTGATCTTGGCCATTCAAAACTGTGACCCAGCTCCATTCTACTTGTTTGACGAAATCGATGCTAACTTGGATACACAGTATCGTACGTCTGTTGCCTCCATGATCCATGCATTAAGTGATAGAGCTCAGTTTATTTGCACCACTTTTAGACCAGAGATGTTACAAGTAGCCGACAAATTTTATGGTGTGACGTTCAATAATAAGGTTACTACTGTGAGCGATATCACTCGGAACGATGCTACGTCGTTTGTGGAAGGCCAACATCAAACTTAA